A single genomic interval of Melanotaenia boesemani isolate fMelBoe1 chromosome 4, fMelBoe1.pri, whole genome shotgun sequence harbors:
- the LOC121638507 gene encoding C-type lectin domain family 6 member A-like isoform X2 produces MEPEGEIYVNLEELRRTLDRTEKTGSKPVWSDSVAEEETETWSPFKVAAVCLGLLCLVLLTSVVGVAVTYDQDFIQWSKDLANHTAERDQLLARNRNLTEERDQLETSLRGAELELNRMKKDSVTCPDGWRTFGCSCYLLAAERNTWYSSKQLCKAHTAELVFLNELGDNLKFWIGLSQTPINSMWTWTDGRPAGVMYWQRGRPVWSTVRTQRCAAFNSFYTGTYSMESWSSEECALYLQYVCEKEAVPSRTEN; encoded by the exons ATGGAGCCAGAAGGAGAGATTTATGTCAACCTGGAAGAGCTGAGACGCACTCTGGACAGGACTGAGAAGACCG GATCCAAACCGGTGTGGTCGGACTCTGTGGCTGAGGAGGAAACTGAAACCTGGTCCCCGTTTAAAGTGGCCGCGGTTTGTCTGGGACTGCTGTGTTTGGTCCTGCTGACCTCCGTCGTGGGCGTCGCTGTGACCT ATGACCAAGACTTCATTCAGTGGTCCAAAGACCTGGCCAATCACACCGCAGAGAGAGACCAGCTCCTGGCCAGAAACCGGAACCTGACGGAGGAGCGGGACCAGTTAGAGACCAGTTTAAGGGGAGCAGAACTGGAGCTGAACAGAATGAAGAAGGATTCTG TGACGTGTCCTGATGGGTGGAGGACGTTTGGCTGCAGCTGTTACCTGTTAGCAGCAGAGAGGAACACCTGGTACAGCAGCAAACAGCTGTGTAAGGCCCACACAGCAGAGCTG GTGTTTCTCAATGAGCTGGGAGACAATCTAAAGTTCTGGATTGGTTTAAGTCAAACACCCATCAACAGTATGTGGACGTGGACCGATGGAAGACCAGCAGGAGTCAT GTACTGGCAGCGTGGACGACCAGTCTGGAGCACCGTGAGGACCCAGAGATGTGCAGCTTTTAACAGCTTTTATACTGGGACCTATTCTATGGAGTCATGGAGCAGCGAGGAGTGTGCTTTGTACCTGCAGTACGTCTGTGAGAAAGAAGCCGTTCCCTCCAGGACGGAAAACTAG
- the LOC121638507 gene encoding C-type lectin domain family 6 member A-like isoform X1: protein MEPEGEIYVNLEELRRTLDRTEKTGSKPVWSDSVAEEETETWSPFKVAAVCLGLLCLVLLTSVVGVAVTYDQDFIQWSKDLANHTAERDQLLARNRNLTEERDQLETSLRGAELELNRMKKDSVTCPDGWRTFGCSCYLLAAERNTWYSSKQLCKAHTAELVSINSREEMVFLNELGDNLKFWIGLSQTPINSMWTWTDGRPAGVMYWQRGRPVWSTVRTQRCAAFNSFYTGTYSMESWSSEECALYLQYVCEKEAVPSRTEN, encoded by the exons ATGGAGCCAGAAGGAGAGATTTATGTCAACCTGGAAGAGCTGAGACGCACTCTGGACAGGACTGAGAAGACCG GATCCAAACCGGTGTGGTCGGACTCTGTGGCTGAGGAGGAAACTGAAACCTGGTCCCCGTTTAAAGTGGCCGCGGTTTGTCTGGGACTGCTGTGTTTGGTCCTGCTGACCTCCGTCGTGGGCGTCGCTGTGACCT ATGACCAAGACTTCATTCAGTGGTCCAAAGACCTGGCCAATCACACCGCAGAGAGAGACCAGCTCCTGGCCAGAAACCGGAACCTGACGGAGGAGCGGGACCAGTTAGAGACCAGTTTAAGGGGAGCAGAACTGGAGCTGAACAGAATGAAGAAGGATTCTG TGACGTGTCCTGATGGGTGGAGGACGTTTGGCTGCAGCTGTTACCTGTTAGCAGCAGAGAGGAACACCTGGTACAGCAGCAAACAGCTGTGTAAGGCCCACACAGCAGAGCTGGTGAGCATCAACAGCCGGGAGGAAATG GTGTTTCTCAATGAGCTGGGAGACAATCTAAAGTTCTGGATTGGTTTAAGTCAAACACCCATCAACAGTATGTGGACGTGGACCGATGGAAGACCAGCAGGAGTCAT GTACTGGCAGCGTGGACGACCAGTCTGGAGCACCGTGAGGACCCAGAGATGTGCAGCTTTTAACAGCTTTTATACTGGGACCTATTCTATGGAGTCATGGAGCAGCGAGGAGTGTGCTTTGTACCTGCAGTACGTCTGTGAGAAAGAAGCCGTTCCCTCCAGGACGGAAAACTAG